A part of Paenibacillus sp. IHBB 10380 genomic DNA contains:
- a CDS encoding alpha-L-fucosidase, which yields MDKWFEKAKLGIFIHYGIYAVNGISESWSFFNGGISYEDYMKQLDGFTASKFNADTWADLIEKSGAKYAVLTTKHHDGVALWDTQYSDLNVVKKTPARRDIIKEYAEAITSRGIHLGMYYSLIDWSHPDYPSVYQDGIVPEDLSKVNKFSEPTDGVQDEERWKKFLEFNNNQLQEILTNYGKVDLLWFDGDWERSAEQWNLPAFKQYLQSFNSDIIINSRLQGHGDYKTPEQGIPITRPEGPWEFCTTINSSWGYVPTDNKYKSLKQIIRMFCDCITLGGNMLLDIGPMEDGTVDPREEAILLGLGQWIRTHEEAVFETDEGILPRYYLGGSTISKDKKTLYLLVYDDPKECVCLKGLSNKINKITVLHTGKELTHEIHGGVPWFNIPGTTWIHMTPEDAHEHVTVLKLELEGELDMYGGSGAVVTHN from the coding sequence ATGGACAAGTGGTTTGAAAAGGCGAAGTTGGGAATTTTTATTCACTATGGTATTTATGCAGTAAACGGGATCTCTGAATCGTGGTCATTCTTTAATGGTGGGATCTCATATGAAGATTATATGAAACAATTAGACGGCTTTACAGCCTCGAAATTCAATGCTGACACATGGGCAGATCTCATTGAAAAGTCTGGTGCGAAATACGCTGTTCTTACAACAAAACATCATGATGGAGTAGCCTTATGGGATACGCAATATAGCGACTTAAATGTAGTGAAGAAGACCCCTGCTAGACGGGACATCATTAAAGAATATGCCGAAGCGATTACGAGTAGAGGGATTCATCTTGGAATGTACTACTCTCTGATCGACTGGTCACACCCAGACTATCCAAGTGTCTATCAAGATGGTATCGTCCCTGAGGATTTAAGCAAAGTTAATAAATTCTCAGAGCCTACAGATGGCGTTCAAGACGAAGAGAGATGGAAGAAATTTCTCGAATTCAACAACAATCAGTTACAAGAGATTCTAACCAACTATGGTAAAGTAGATCTCTTATGGTTCGACGGTGATTGGGAGAGAAGTGCTGAGCAGTGGAATCTACCTGCCTTCAAGCAATACTTACAATCATTCAACTCAGACATTATCATCAACTCACGTCTGCAAGGTCATGGCGATTACAAAACACCCGAGCAAGGCATTCCGATCACAAGACCCGAGGGCCCATGGGAATTCTGTACAACCATCAATAGCTCTTGGGGATATGTGCCAACGGACAACAAATACAAGTCATTGAAACAGATCATTCGGATGTTCTGTGATTGTATCACCTTGGGGGGGAACATGTTGCTCGATATCGGGCCTATGGAAGATGGCACGGTAGATCCTAGAGAAGAAGCTATTCTGTTAGGACTTGGCCAATGGATTAGAACGCATGAAGAAGCGGTGTTCGAAACGGATGAAGGGATTTTGCCACGTTACTACTTAGGCGGTAGCACGATTTCTAAGGACAAAAAGACCCTGTACCTCCTCGTATATGACGATCCCAAAGAGTGTGTATGTCTCAAAGGATTATCGAATAAAATCAATAAAATTACAGTGCTTCATACCGGCAAAGAACTTACACATGAAATTCATGGCGGCGTACCCTGGTTCAACATTCCTGGAACCACATGGATTCATATGACACCTGAAGATGCACATGAGCATGTTACCGTTCTTAAGCTAGAGCTTGAGGGTGAATTGGACATGTATGGTGGTTCTGGGGCCGTTGTCACACATAATTAA
- a CDS encoding TrkA-related ion transporter, with protein MQRRRGAGTLSFRGGDHVILINWSKKAQAAVDEVLCYSPKCHIVIIDETGSHPLEHMDQVHFISGDASSDEILLKANIYGAKAAIVFGDTRIDETSLIDGKSLLIASSIERIAPQVHTTVEIMQEKNIQNFRHVHVNEFVLSHDAISRLAVRSALQEGNSEVITQLLSRQYGDDIYEIPLNSTWETYGDAFQGLLRQGATLLSDRSDLSINRKLNEPIPKDARLYIVSDEETYQRIKG; from the coding sequence TTGCAAAGAAGGAGGGGGGCGGGAACATTGAGCTTTCGTGGTGGGGATCATGTCATACTGATTAATTGGAGTAAGAAAGCACAGGCTGCTGTAGATGAGGTTCTGTGTTATTCACCCAAATGCCATATCGTAATCATTGATGAGACGGGAAGCCATCCGCTGGAGCATATGGATCAGGTCCATTTTATTAGCGGCGATGCTTCGAGTGATGAGATTCTTCTTAAGGCTAATATTTATGGGGCAAAAGCCGCGATTGTATTCGGGGACACGCGCATTGATGAAACATCGCTGATCGACGGTAAATCGCTGCTGATCGCCTCTAGCATTGAGCGTATCGCGCCGCAAGTACATACGACTGTAGAAATTATGCAGGAGAAGAACATTCAGAACTTCCGACACGTTCATGTGAACGAGTTCGTACTGTCGCATGATGCCATCTCCAGACTAGCCGTACGATCCGCTCTGCAGGAGGGGAACTCTGAGGTTATTACACAGCTGCTGAGCCGTCAGTATGGAGACGATATCTATGAAATACCACTTAATAGTACGTGGGAGACATATGGAGATGCCTTTCAGGGTCTGCTTCGTCAGGGGGCTACTCTATTGTCTGACCGCAGCGACCTTAGCATCAACCGTAAGCTTAACGAGCCTATTCCTAAGGATGCGAGATTGTATATTGTATCCGATGAAGAGACTTACCAGAGGATTAAAGGATAG
- a CDS encoding DUF350 domain-containing protein — protein sequence MIIVVNLVISVLVIILLQLLGMVIFSWMTPFKDMEELKKGNVAVALALGGKFVATAIILGIAAYTNTSIWFMMLWFAVGYLCLIAAYWIFELVTPGFKISDHLQKGNVAVGIMLCMVFIGTAFAVSSLII from the coding sequence TTGATAATCGTTGTTAATTTAGTAATAAGTGTTCTTGTTATCATTCTTCTTCAATTATTAGGTATGGTTATATTTAGCTGGATGACTCCGTTCAAGGATATGGAGGAACTGAAGAAGGGGAATGTAGCAGTAGCTCTGGCTCTTGGCGGCAAGTTTGTAGCCACAGCCATCATTCTGGGAATAGCGGCTTATACGAATACATCTATATGGTTTATGATGCTCTGGTTTGCGGTAGGTTATCTATGCCTGATAGCAGCTTACTGGATCTTCGAATTAGTAACCCCTGGGTTTAAAATTTCGGATCACCTACAAAAGGGTAATGTAGCTGTAGGTATTATGCTCTGCATGGTGTTTATCGGGACGGCATTTGCCGTCAGTAGTCTTATTATTTAG
- a CDS encoding heptaprenylglyceryl phosphate synthase: protein MMKSWKHVFKLDPEREIDDQNLDAVCLSGTDAIMVGGSTGVTFENTVDLLSRIRRYELPCVQEVSDMEAIVPGFDLYMIPMVLNSSDPAWIVGHQQQAIDRYGYMIPWELLVTEGYIVLNPNSAVARLTQANTSLDVSGAAAFAQIADKLMSLSVVYLEYSGIFGDMELVRAVKHKLNHAQLVYGGGITDYATATQAAAVSDTIVVGNIVYDNLEQALLTVSAVQ, encoded by the coding sequence ATGATGAAATCATGGAAGCATGTTTTTAAGCTTGATCCAGAACGTGAAATCGATGATCAGAATCTGGATGCGGTATGTCTGTCGGGGACGGATGCAATTATGGTGGGTGGCTCGACAGGTGTAACTTTTGAGAATACGGTAGATCTTTTGTCGCGTATAAGGCGCTACGAACTGCCATGTGTGCAAGAAGTATCTGATATGGAAGCGATTGTGCCTGGATTTGATCTTTATATGATTCCGATGGTACTGAATAGTTCCGATCCCGCTTGGATTGTAGGTCATCAGCAGCAAGCGATTGATCGTTATGGTTATATGATCCCGTGGGAGCTTCTTGTAACGGAAGGTTATATTGTTCTGAATCCAAATTCAGCTGTAGCTCGCCTTACGCAAGCTAATACGTCGCTGGATGTTTCTGGTGCGGCAGCCTTTGCGCAAATTGCAGATAAGCTGATGTCATTGTCTGTTGTTTACTTGGAATATAGTGGAATATTTGGTGACATGGAGCTCGTAAGAGCGGTGAAGCATAAGCTCAACCATGCCCAGCTCGTATATGGTGGAGGAATTACAGATTATGCTACGGCTACTCAAGCGGCAGCTGTCAGCGACACGATCGTCGTGGGCAATATTGTTTACGATAACTTAGAGCAGGCTTTACTAACGGTATCGGCAGTACAGTAG
- a CDS encoding glycoside hydrolase family 18 protein, giving the protein MKQKYIVAGYVVDSKLPDLTQEDLVKLTHLNVAFGHVQNDEIRTDHMKHMDVLQSIKGEHPELNVILSVGGWSAGGFSEAAASEEGRSAMANSAVRVLTDYPFDGIDLDWEYPCYGEAGIQSSPDDKSNFTLLLKTMRDVLDRKGVQDGRHYLLTIAAGADQYYVDGTEMDQVQQYLDFVQVMTYDMRGGFQILTGHHTNLYTPSGDLFRISTESSINMFIRAGVPREKIVIGVAFYSRIWQQVPDINHGLHQMAGSTGGYGPDFTDLSANYINSNGYTRYWDEEAKAPYLFNGTSFISYDDEESLRHKCDYVKNNNLAGMMFWEYGCDKTHRLLDTMHKGL; this is encoded by the coding sequence GTGAAACAGAAATATATTGTGGCTGGTTATGTTGTTGATTCCAAGCTTCCCGATTTGACTCAGGAGGACTTGGTGAAATTGACCCATTTGAATGTAGCATTTGGACATGTTCAGAATGATGAGATCCGTACGGATCATATGAAGCATATGGATGTCCTGCAGAGTATAAAAGGTGAACATCCCGAACTAAACGTGATATTGTCTGTCGGAGGATGGAGTGCTGGCGGATTCTCTGAAGCTGCTGCTTCCGAAGAGGGAAGAAGCGCAATGGCCAATTCGGCTGTTCGGGTATTGACTGACTATCCATTCGATGGAATTGACCTGGATTGGGAATATCCTTGTTATGGAGAAGCGGGCATTCAATCAAGCCCTGACGATAAGAGTAACTTTACGTTACTACTAAAGACTATGCGGGATGTGTTGGATCGTAAAGGGGTGCAGGACGGACGGCATTATTTACTTACGATCGCCGCAGGAGCCGATCAGTATTATGTAGACGGCACGGAGATGGATCAAGTACAGCAGTATTTAGATTTTGTGCAGGTGATGACATACGATATGCGTGGAGGTTTTCAGATTCTGACGGGCCACCATACGAACTTGTATACACCATCAGGGGATCTATTCCGTATTAGCACGGAATCTTCTATCAATATGTTTATCCGTGCAGGTGTTCCTAGGGAGAAAATCGTGATCGGAGTGGCATTCTACTCCCGTATATGGCAACAGGTTCCTGATATTAATCACGGTCTCCATCAAATGGCTGGAAGTACGGGAGGATATGGACCGGATTTCACGGACCTTAGCGCCAATTACATCAATAGTAACGGGTATACCCGTTATTGGGATGAGGAAGCGAAGGCACCGTACCTCTTTAATGGCACTAGCTTCATATCTTACGATGACGAAGAATCGCTTCGGCACAAATGCGACTATGTTAAGAATAATAATTTGGCTGGAATGATGTTCTGGGAGTACGGCTGCGACAAGACACATCGGTTGCTCGATACCATGCATAAAGGACTTTGA
- a CDS encoding glutathionylspermidine synthase family protein codes for MIHSQSVFEFLDQSALERAPRVEQLHELGFTWADLEGEEYWLDAVAVMRSETYKELEEASCKLWHILDKAVRYVHRRHDLYDLIGIPPLLWEMLDQCPLSAQGLISRYARFDYAVADDGTIKLLELNADTPTGYVEASIATPWICEQAGISSPNTAMKELLAAAWQEEQPDTVACIAYGSHQEDSGTIEALVRHSGLHIQCVDCLHLSIDNGVVKDGEGRIIKRMFALYPKEWMAVDEGGDALAYAVETGNLQLFNSPHSILLQSKGLMAAVWGMYELGLHFNEEERRAIENYILPTYNKPVFSGNFVSKSVFGREGGSVRLFDDSGTLELQDEDGFDSSVLFPSVYQKRAELARINTAEGELHLLTGMFVINGKPCGLLGRAGGPITGNTSHFIALGVR; via the coding sequence ATGATCCATAGTCAGAGTGTATTTGAGTTTCTAGATCAATCCGCTCTTGAACGAGCACCCCGCGTAGAGCAGTTGCATGAGCTAGGATTTACCTGGGCAGACCTGGAGGGTGAGGAATACTGGTTGGATGCAGTTGCAGTTATGCGCAGCGAGACCTACAAGGAGCTTGAAGAGGCCTCCTGTAAGCTCTGGCATATACTCGACAAAGCTGTCCGTTATGTTCATCGTAGGCATGATTTATATGATTTGATCGGCATCCCGCCGCTCTTGTGGGAGATGCTTGACCAATGTCCTCTATCTGCACAGGGATTAATCAGCCGTTATGCCCGCTTCGATTACGCCGTGGCTGATGACGGTACGATTAAGCTGCTGGAGCTGAATGCAGATACGCCTACTGGTTATGTAGAAGCTTCAATTGCTACCCCTTGGATATGTGAACAGGCAGGCATATCCAGCCCTAATACCGCGATGAAGGAGCTTCTCGCAGCGGCGTGGCAGGAGGAGCAGCCGGATACAGTGGCCTGTATTGCATACGGATCTCATCAGGAAGACTCCGGCACGATTGAAGCGCTTGTAAGGCACAGCGGCCTCCATATTCAATGTGTGGATTGCCTCCACTTATCCATTGATAACGGTGTCGTGAAAGATGGTGAGGGACGTATTATTAAGCGCATGTTCGCCCTGTACCCCAAAGAATGGATGGCGGTTGACGAAGGTGGCGATGCGCTAGCTTATGCGGTTGAGACCGGTAATCTGCAGCTCTTTAATTCACCACACAGTATATTGTTGCAATCCAAGGGACTCATGGCAGCGGTATGGGGGATGTACGAGCTGGGCCTTCACTTTAATGAAGAAGAGCGTAGGGCCATTGAAAATTACATTTTACCTACGTATAACAAGCCGGTGTTTTCCGGGAACTTTGTGTCCAAATCAGTATTTGGCCGTGAGGGGGGTTCTGTGCGTCTATTTGATGATAGCGGTACACTGGAGCTTCAGGATGAGGACGGCTTCGATAGCAGTGTGTTATTTCCCTCTGTTTATCAAAAAAGAGCCGAATTAGCCCGGATAAACACAGCGGAAGGTGAACTTCATCTGTTGACCGGCATGTTCGTCATTAATGGGAAGCCTTGTGGGCTGCTCGGGCGGGCAGGTGGACCGATTACAGGCAATACCAGTCATTTTATCGCGTTGGGAGTGAGATAA